From Pseudanabaena sp. PCC 6802, one genomic window encodes:
- the psbP gene encoding photosystem II reaction center PsbP: MFKRAVCIILMMLTIGLSGCVSSTNGLVPFVDSKDGYSFLYPNGWLQTSLKNGPDVIFHDIIEQAENVSVVISKLSSVKDLGEIGSASDVGLKVKQKVIAASGSGREAELINAELRDVNGKDYYLLEYAVRRATGELRHDLVNVTTNRGNLYTLSVSTSENRWPKVKDMFYKVATSFSVQQ, encoded by the coding sequence ATGTTCAAACGTGCTGTTTGCATTATTCTCATGATGTTGACAATAGGTCTAAGTGGCTGTGTCTCATCTACAAACGGGCTTGTCCCTTTCGTTGACAGCAAAGATGGCTATAGTTTTCTTTATCCCAACGGATGGTTGCAAACTAGCCTGAAGAATGGCCCTGATGTCATTTTTCATGACATTATCGAGCAGGCCGAAAATGTGTCTGTAGTTATTAGCAAACTAAGTAGCGTAAAGGATCTAGGCGAAATCGGCTCTGCTAGCGATGTCGGTCTAAAGGTAAAACAAAAGGTAATTGCTGCTTCTGGTTCTGGGCGCGAGGCGGAATTAATTAACGCAGAACTACGCGATGTCAATGGCAAAGATTACTACCTGCTAGAGTACGCAGTCAGGCGTGCTACGGGAGAGCTACGTCACGATCTGGTTAATGTCACTACAAATCGTGGTAACCTGTATACTTTAAGCGTATCGACCTCGGAAAACCGTTGGCCTAAAGTCAAGGACATGTTTTACAAAGTTGCGACATCCTTCTCAGTTCAGCAGTAG
- the ilvC gene encoding ketol-acid reductoisomerase translates to MAKMYYDTDANLDFLAGKKIAIIGYGSQGHAHALNLKDSGLDVMVGLYPGSPSWQKAEAEGLTVKSTSDAAAAADFLMILLPDEVQKAVFNNDIAPNLKEGDVLAFAHGFNIHFAQVVPPPHVDVVMIAPKGPGHLVRRVFQQGQGVPSLFAVYQDASGQARDRAMAYARGIGGTRAGILETTFREETETDLFGEQVVLCGGLSALIKSGFETLVNAGYQPELAYFECLHEVKLIVDLIVEGGLATMRHSISNTAEYGDYTRGDRIITEETRTEMRKILSEIQSGQFAREFVLENQAGKPGFTAMRRREAEHPIEVVGKDLRAMFSWMKKV, encoded by the coding sequence ATGGCTAAGATGTACTACGATACCGACGCAAATCTTGACTTCCTGGCAGGGAAGAAAATTGCTATCATTGGCTATGGTTCTCAAGGACACGCCCACGCCCTTAATCTCAAAGATAGCGGCCTGGATGTCATGGTGGGGCTGTATCCTGGTAGTCCATCCTGGCAAAAGGCAGAAGCCGAAGGCTTAACTGTCAAAAGTACATCTGATGCTGCCGCCGCTGCCGATTTCTTAATGATTCTGCTACCCGACGAAGTGCAGAAAGCTGTGTTTAACAATGATATTGCGCCTAACCTCAAAGAAGGTGACGTGCTGGCTTTTGCTCACGGCTTTAATATTCACTTTGCTCAAGTTGTGCCTCCTCCCCATGTTGACGTGGTGATGATTGCACCCAAAGGGCCAGGACATCTGGTGCGCCGCGTGTTTCAACAGGGGCAGGGCGTGCCTTCGTTGTTTGCCGTTTACCAGGATGCTTCTGGACAGGCTCGCGATCGCGCTATGGCATATGCTCGCGGTATTGGCGGCACCCGCGCTGGCATCCTGGAAACCACATTCCGCGAGGAAACTGAAACGGATCTATTTGGCGAACAGGTGGTTCTGTGCGGTGGTTTAAGTGCGTTGATTAAATCGGGGTTTGAAACGCTGGTCAATGCTGGCTACCAACCCGAACTGGCTTATTTTGAATGCTTGCATGAGGTCAAGCTAATCGTAGACTTGATCGTAGAAGGCGGGCTGGCAACCATGCGCCACAGCATCTCGAATACGGCTGAATATGGCGACTATACCCGTGGAGATCGCATTATTACGGAAGAAACCCGCACGGAGATGCGCAAAATTCTCTCTGAAATCCAGTCCGGGCAATTTGCTCGCGAGTTCGTCCTGGAGAACCAGGCAGGCAAACCTGGCTTTACTGCCATGCGCCGCCGCGAAGCCGAACACCCAATCGAAGTCGTTGGTAAAGACTTGCGTGCTATGTTTAGCTGGATGAAGAAGGTCTAG
- a CDS encoding Uma2 family endonuclease has translation MVNLSSEYRRRLPTAQELPCSDETPVDNELQNDIPNILLHLLIDIWGDRSDWFFGVDMAVYYDPDLENPKKSKSVVPDGFLALGVKKRTDEGGRLSYAIWQEGAIPIFFLEVVSKKYNNEYETKLTQYAEIGVLYYVVYNPLSGKGIHKNRQSLEVYKLIEGKYELQSSVARLPEGVEMVWMPEIDLGIGCERADRGDWQREWVYWYDRHGKRYPTARERALQEQQARIKAEMLADRSILAKQEAEAIAEQERQKNEKLEAYLRSLGINPNEV, from the coding sequence ATGGTTAATCTATCTTCTGAATACCGCCGCCGCTTACCAACGGCTCAGGAATTACCTTGTTCCGACGAAACTCCTGTGGATAACGAACTGCAAAACGACATCCCAAATATTTTGCTGCACCTGTTGATCGATATTTGGGGCGATCGCTCGGACTGGTTCTTTGGAGTCGATATGGCGGTTTACTACGACCCTGACCTGGAAAATCCGAAAAAGTCTAAATCTGTTGTTCCGGATGGTTTTTTGGCTTTAGGTGTCAAGAAGAGAACGGATGAAGGTGGGCGCTTGAGCTATGCGATTTGGCAAGAGGGAGCGATACCGATTTTCTTCTTAGAAGTAGTTTCTAAGAAATACAACAATGAATACGAGACTAAGTTGACACAATATGCAGAGATAGGCGTTCTCTATTATGTTGTTTACAATCCGTTAAGTGGCAAAGGAATTCATAAAAATCGTCAATCTTTAGAAGTATACAAATTAATCGAAGGGAAGTACGAACTTCAGTCATCCGTAGCGCGGCTACCTGAAGGGGTCGAAATGGTGTGGATGCCAGAGATCGATCTGGGTATTGGTTGCGAACGAGCAGATCGCGGTGATTGGCAGAGGGAATGGGTCTATTGGTACGATCGCCATGGCAAGAGATATCCTACTGCTCGCGAACGGGCTTTACAAGAGCAACAAGCTCGAATCAAGGCTGAAATGCTCGCAGATAGATCTATACTTGCTAAACAAGAAGCGGAGGCGATCGCTGAGCAAGAACGCCAAAAGAATGAAAAGCTAGAGGCGTACCTCAGATCGCTTGGCATTAACCCCAATGAGGTTTAA
- a CDS encoding SMI1/KNR4 family protein, giving the protein MDELINSLDRIISWMTINEPERAKIFNPGITRIQIDQMASAIPFYLPEEVYCLYQWHNGFDQGSLFQFDGFGGLDFFSLEEAIQEYNGLFMRLKREGLWGDKWLAIFDRDPITYFIVCGVDRFLSSPVYTFDHKEWGYCPFQQKYDNLTAMMQTFADCYEMNAFEWTDRGDFYKDDKIFEECYRNYNPVSSSMKSMAGWDDDIDDYQTNVHNLIAYLGSDLP; this is encoded by the coding sequence ATGGATGAACTAATCAACAGTTTGGACAGAATAATTAGTTGGATGACAATTAACGAACCTGAGCGAGCCAAAATTTTTAATCCTGGCATTACACGTATACAAATCGATCAAATGGCTTCTGCTATTCCCTTCTACTTGCCAGAAGAGGTTTATTGTTTGTATCAGTGGCATAATGGATTCGATCAAGGCTCATTATTTCAATTTGATGGGTTTGGCGGTTTAGATTTCTTCTCTTTAGAAGAAGCTATTCAAGAATATAATGGCTTATTTATGAGATTAAAGAGAGAGGGATTATGGGGAGATAAATGGTTGGCAATATTTGACAGAGATCCCATAACTTACTTTATAGTTTGCGGTGTAGATCGATTTCTCTCTTCTCCGGTGTATACATTTGACCATAAAGAATGGGGCTATTGTCCATTTCAACAAAAATATGACAATCTTACAGCAATGATGCAAACCTTTGCAGATTGCTATGAGATGAATGCTTTTGAATGGACGGATAGAGGAGACTTTTATAAAGATGATAAGATTTTTGAAGAATGTTATCGAAATTACAATCCAGTCAGTTCATCCATGAAATCGATGGCTGGCTGGGATGACGATATAGACGATTACCAAACTAACGTACATAATTTAATCGCTTATCTGGGAAGCGATCTCCCCTAA
- a CDS encoding RHS repeat-associated core domain-containing protein has translation MSAVIDALNQRTEYSYDLTGNLTEIKDANSHITKHEYNKLNQRIATILPMGQRATMTYDAVGNLASMTDFNGKTISYEYDAMNRMAAKRFADNSFDVEYTYTPTGEVKSVKDSRGFTVYEYDARQRLKQRSDPDEQFVRYEYDAANQRTAVTTAAGTTAYTFDKYHQLKTVSDPAAGVTTYSYDKVGNLTQTNLSNGVIETHSYDERDRLTDMESKKGNNVLTRFSYTLDASGNRTAIAELGGRTVNYTYDKLYRLVRESAPEGDIAYTYDAVGNRLTKTSSAGTTTSTYDANDRLLSDGANTYSYDNNGNTTGTATGTATIAYTYDDQNRLISAQLPTGMVRYGYDAHGIRISSATNGSTTNYLIDDNRDYAQVLEETRAGSSARYVYSNNLIVQTRTQARNSESSFFISDALNSTRALTNSAGTVTDKYTYDAYGNLTSSTGTTANNYLYAGEQFDQNLGDYYLRARYYKPSVGRFTTRDPFEGDIMQPLSMAKYPYVHGNPVNAIDPDGRFLVNETLVLQAEGQKLYRQLETTRVFVFLTRVGSVIRNNAPRIIDTVNTGLSIYDWIQDKFSEREVNRCNLDQDLACRVGFPVIVYGIAYFHDHTMHIADAIAEGKPSVLNYQPGREGGNWYDEDKYITCSKAARKTYLDTNGKKPACDEYPFATTAQGGEDKYLSGLVSLRLVDPDESARQTAFMGNFYNKADKRGRMMQGEAFGVLALRKWFISGWIDSENRFVPYIIDFGN, from the coding sequence TTGAGTGCGGTTATCGATGCGCTCAATCAGAGAACGGAATACAGCTACGATTTAACAGGGAATCTGACTGAAATTAAGGATGCTAACAGTCATATCACCAAGCATGAGTACAATAAACTCAATCAGCGGATTGCGACGATTTTGCCGATGGGACAGCGAGCTACCATGACCTATGATGCGGTAGGTAATCTGGCAAGTATGACGGACTTCAATGGTAAAACCATATCCTACGAGTACGATGCCATGAATCGGATGGCGGCAAAACGTTTTGCTGACAACAGTTTTGATGTGGAGTATACCTATACACCAACGGGCGAAGTGAAGTCTGTCAAAGACAGTAGAGGGTTTACAGTGTATGAGTATGATGCCAGACAAAGGTTGAAGCAGCGCAGCGATCCTGATGAGCAGTTTGTGCGTTATGAATACGATGCGGCAAATCAGCGCACGGCGGTGACTACGGCTGCGGGTACGACGGCGTATACTTTTGATAAGTATCATCAACTGAAAACGGTGAGCGATCCTGCTGCGGGTGTGACTACTTACTCCTATGACAAGGTGGGGAATCTCACGCAGACTAACCTATCCAACGGAGTCATCGAAACTCATTCCTACGATGAGCGCGATCGCCTGACTGATATGGAGAGTAAGAAAGGCAATAATGTCTTGACCAGATTCAGTTATACGCTGGATGCAAGTGGAAATCGCACTGCGATCGCCGAATTGGGTGGCAGGACGGTGAACTACACTTACGATAAACTCTATCGTTTAGTTCGGGAGTCTGCTCCAGAGGGTGATATCGCTTACACCTATGACGCAGTGGGCAACAGGTTGACCAAAACCAGCAGCGCTGGCACCACAACCTCTACTTACGATGCCAATGACAGGCTGTTGAGCGATGGGGCGAATACCTATTCCTATGACAACAACGGCAATACCACGGGCACGGCCACTGGTACGGCAACCATTGCCTACACCTACGACGACCAGAATCGACTGATATCGGCGCAGTTACCTACAGGCATGGTGCGTTATGGCTACGATGCCCATGGCATCAGAATCAGCAGCGCTACCAATGGCAGCACGACGAATTATCTGATCGATGACAATCGCGATTACGCTCAGGTATTGGAAGAGACACGGGCTGGTAGTTCAGCCAGGTATGTTTATAGCAATAATTTGATTGTTCAAACCAGAACCCAAGCAAGAAATAGTGAATCTTCTTTCTTTATCTCGGACGCGCTCAATAGCACTCGCGCTCTGACTAACAGTGCGGGTACAGTAACGGATAAATATACTTATGATGCCTATGGGAACTTGACCAGTTCTACAGGCACCACGGCTAATAACTATCTCTACGCAGGGGAGCAGTTCGATCAGAATCTAGGCGATTACTACCTGAGAGCGAGGTATTACAAGCCATCTGTGGGCAGATTTACCACGAGAGACCCGTTTGAAGGCGATATAATGCAGCCTCTCTCGATGGCGAAGTATCCTTACGTGCATGGGAATCCCGTCAATGCCATAGATCCTGATGGTAGATTTCTCGTCAATGAAACTTTAGTCCTGCAAGCAGAGGGGCAAAAGCTTTATAGACAACTGGAAACAACTCGAGTATTTGTCTTCCTAACTAGAGTTGGCTCAGTAATTAGAAATAATGCGCCAAGAATAATTGATACTGTCAATACTGGCTTGTCCATATATGACTGGATTCAAGATAAGTTTAGCGAAAGGGAAGTTAATAGATGCAATTTAGATCAAGATCTTGCATGTAGAGTTGGCTTCCCAGTTATTGTTTATGGTATCGCTTACTTCCACGATCATACAATGCATATTGCCGATGCCATTGCGGAAGGGAAGCCCTCTGTTCTCAATTATCAGCCTGGTCGCGAAGGTGGCAATTGGTATGATGAGGATAAGTATATAACTTGTAGTAAAGCTGCTCGAAAGACATATCTAGATACTAATGGAAAGAAACCTGCATGTGACGAGTATCCTTTTGCCACAACTGCTCAAGGAGGAGAGGATAAATATCTATCTGGCTTAGTCTCACTACGACTAGTCGATCCGGATGAATCAGCAAGACAAACGGCATTCATGGGAAATTTCTATAACAAAGCAGATAAAAGAGGAAGGATGATGCAAGGGGAGGCTTTTGGGGTTCTTGCTCTCAGGAAGTGGTTTATCTCTGGGTGGATTGATTCCGAAAATAGATTCGTCCCTTATATTATTGATTTTGGTAATTGA
- a CDS encoding RHS repeat domain-containing protein, protein MRVAIPISTWAKAQAREYRERSAVKVARCDLIGRGRKSYSSSTQPGAGNLTAETDQLGRATKYVYDDLNRPIKTIFADATFTTTTYDALGREIAKTDENGNTTRYEYDV, encoded by the coding sequence ATGAGAGTTGCCATACCTATTTCCACATGGGCAAAAGCGCAAGCTAGAGAATATCGGGAGCGCAGTGCGGTGAAAGTCGCACGCTGCGATCTAATTGGGAGGGGCAGGAAGTCATATTCCTCCTCGACCCAACCCGGGGCAGGCAACCTTACCGCTGAGACCGACCAGTTGGGCAGAGCGACCAAATATGTTTATGATGATTTGAATCGCCCGATTAAGACCATTTTTGCCGATGCTACCTTTACCACTACGACTTATGATGCGCTGGGTCGAGAGATTGCCAAAACCGACGAGAATGGCAATACTACTCGCTACGAATACGATGTGTAG
- a CDS encoding group II intron reverse transcriptase/maturase produces MIRHSSNASESWKKLNWKKFRKDLFRLQRRVYKAVTVGDKRKARSLQKLIVKSQAAILLAIRQVTQLNAGKKTAGIDGKASLTSEERLNLSDKLRANFTTWQHQSLREIAIPKKDGTTRMLKVPTIADRAWQCLAKFALEPAHEATFHARSYGFRPGRSAHDAQRLLFNNLSSRSNGIGKRVIELDIETCFDRINHKAIMDNLIAPSGLKLGIFRCLKAGTSVEFPEQGTPQGGVVSPLLANIALNGIEDMHPSIRYADDMVFMLKPEDNADLILVKISQFLAKRGMNISQNKTQLTATTDGFDFLGWHFKVQNNGKFRSFPSVDNYKAFRKKVKAIVNNSNYGAEVKAQKLAPLVRGWRRYHRYCKMDGAKHSLWHISHRAWKVFNQEKKQDRYSTKQLIEKAFPSVPYSENKHVNVRGNKSPFDGDLVYWSERNSKLYDGQTSKALKRQNHSCASCGHKLLSDERVHLHHADGNHNNWKKENLLAIHESCHTYFHMGKSAS; encoded by the coding sequence ATGATTAGACACAGCAGCAATGCGAGTGAATCTTGGAAGAAGTTAAACTGGAAGAAATTCCGCAAAGACCTATTCCGGCTACAAAGAAGAGTTTACAAAGCCGTTACAGTTGGAGACAAGCGGAAAGCCCGTTCACTGCAAAAGCTAATCGTAAAATCGCAAGCGGCAATCCTATTGGCAATACGGCAAGTAACCCAGCTAAACGCTGGGAAAAAGACTGCGGGAATTGACGGCAAAGCGTCCCTCACAAGTGAAGAACGCTTAAACCTAAGTGATAAACTTAGGGCTAACTTTACCACTTGGCAGCACCAAAGTTTACGAGAAATCGCCATCCCAAAAAAGGACGGCACAACTCGAATGCTCAAGGTGCCTACAATCGCAGACAGAGCATGGCAATGTCTGGCTAAGTTCGCCTTAGAACCAGCACACGAAGCAACCTTCCATGCTAGGAGCTATGGATTTAGACCAGGACGCTCGGCACATGATGCCCAGAGACTTTTGTTCAACAATTTAAGCTCCAGAAGCAATGGCATAGGTAAAAGAGTGATTGAGCTTGATATCGAAACATGCTTCGACCGCATCAACCACAAAGCAATAATGGACAACCTAATTGCCCCATCAGGGCTAAAGCTCGGCATATTCCGATGCCTAAAAGCAGGAACCAGTGTTGAATTTCCTGAACAAGGAACGCCTCAAGGCGGAGTGGTCAGTCCTCTATTAGCGAACATTGCCCTAAATGGCATAGAAGATATGCATCCATCCATCCGCTATGCTGATGATATGGTGTTTATGCTCAAGCCAGAAGACAACGCAGACTTGATACTGGTCAAAATCAGCCAGTTCCTTGCCAAACGAGGCATGAACATTAGCCAAAACAAAACGCAGCTAACCGCAACGACAGATGGATTTGATTTTCTCGGTTGGCACTTTAAAGTCCAAAACAACGGCAAGTTTAGAAGTTTCCCTTCAGTGGACAACTACAAAGCTTTCCGCAAGAAAGTCAAAGCCATAGTCAACAACTCAAACTATGGTGCAGAGGTGAAAGCTCAAAAGCTAGCGCCGCTCGTGAGAGGATGGAGGAGATACCACAGGTACTGCAAGATGGATGGGGCTAAGCATAGCCTATGGCACATCAGTCACAGGGCATGGAAGGTATTCAATCAGGAGAAGAAGCAGGATCGATACTCAACCAAGCAGTTGATTGAGAAAGCATTCCCATCTGTTCCTTACTCTGAAAACAAACACGTAAATGTCAGAGGAAATAAATCTCCCTTTGATGGCGATTTGGTCTACTGGAGTGAGCGAAACAGCAAGCTCTATGACGGTCAAACCTCTAAAGCCCTAAAAAGGCAAAACCATTCATGTGCTTCCTGCGGTCACAAATTATTATCGGACGAAAGAGTTCATCTCCACCATGCCGATGGCAACCACAACAACTGGAAGAAAGAAAACCTGTTAGCGATTCATGAGAGTTGCCATACCTATTTCCACATGGGCAAAAGCGCAAGCTAG
- a CDS encoding RHS repeat protein produces the protein MGETTRTVYDALGRTLETILPDATPDDLTDNPRTKVEYDAAGQVKAQIDERGDRSEFSYDLAGRRTSVKDAIGNVSTYTYNNGNYRISEKDALGRATTYIYDAVGRPVKTIYTDGTSTSETYDNVGRRSSSTDQAGNVTRYVYDGLNRPIEVIYPDDTPDSLSDNPRRRTEYNELGQVTAQIDELGNRQEYKYDLAGRRIELRNDCDCHGMNYAYECDSL, from the coding sequence TTGGGCGAAACTACGCGCACGGTTTACGATGCCCTCGGTAGAACCTTGGAAACGATCCTGCCCGATGCTACACCGGACGACCTCACGGATAATCCGCGCACAAAGGTGGAATATGATGCGGCAGGACAGGTAAAGGCACAAATTGATGAACGTGGCGATCGTAGCGAATTCAGCTACGATTTGGCGGGTCGGCGCACCAGTGTTAAGGATGCGATCGGTAACGTCAGCACCTACACCTACAACAATGGCAACTATCGCATCAGCGAGAAAGATGCTTTGGGTAGGGCGACTACCTACATCTACGATGCTGTGGGCAGACCAGTCAAGACAATCTATACTGACGGTACCAGTACCAGCGAAACCTATGACAATGTGGGCAGGCGTAGTAGCTCCACCGACCAGGCGGGCAACGTGACGCGCTATGTCTACGATGGGCTGAATCGACCGATTGAGGTCATCTATCCTGACGATACGCCTGATAGTTTGAGTGATAACCCGCGTCGCCGGACGGAATATAATGAACTGGGGCAGGTAACGGCTCAGATTGATGAGTTGGGGAATCGTCAGGAATATAAATACGATCTTGCGGGTAGAAGGATCGAGCTACGCAATGATTGCGATTGCCATGGTATGAACTATGCTTACGAGTGCGATTCGTTGTAA
- a CDS encoding ISKra4 family transposase (programmed frameshift), which produces MTPEQEKEMQAHVQAIAAILYQNTPSEQLTSLEGIEIAVRQQILEHVSPEIGFFIRTVTGTEAGRRRRVQSSIGQLHLTQKQAQKLKVAPYSQVSPYVERCSLILSANVSYEQAAKDLAMLMGVQISRSTQQRLVHRHEFSPLEVEESVEELSVDGGRIRLRTPLGQPSEWKDYKAVNLHGQAIFATFQDNIALTDWVNRQPLADMVTCIGDGHDGIWNIIAQISIPDSRYEILDWFHLVENLHKIEATAQLLTGVEAFLWRGNVTAAIAELNHLASPQSINFIAYLHKHRHRIPDYWYFQTEQICSIGSGAVESAVKQIARRIKISGAQWNRDNVPQVLKHRSAYLNGSLNLALQN; this is translated from the exons ATGACTCCAGAGCAGGAAAAAGAAATGCAAGCGCACGTTCAAGCTATTGCCGCCATCCTTTATCAGAATACACCATCGGAACAACTAACCAGCTTGGAAGGGATCGAAATCGCTGTGCGGCAGCAAATCCTCGAACATGTCAGCCCAGAAATAGGG TTTTTTATCCGCACAGTTACGGGCACAGAAGCAGGACGCCGCAGGCGAGTGCAAAGCAGCATCGGACAGCTCCACCTCACGCAAAAGCAAGCGCAGAAGCTCAAAGTAGCCCCCTATAGCCAGGTGAGCCCGTATGTGGAAAGATGTAGCCTGATCTTGAGTGCGAATGTATCCTACGAACAAGCCGCCAAAGACTTAGCCATGTTGATGGGAGTGCAAATATCGCGCAGTACACAACAGCGCCTGGTGCATCGCCATGAATTTAGCCCCCTAGAGGTAGAAGAGTCGGTCGAGGAATTAAGTGTCGATGGAGGCAGAATCAGACTGCGCACGCCACTTGGACAGCCAAGTGAGTGGAAGGACTATAAAGCTGTGAACTTGCATGGACAAGCCATATTTGCCACATTTCAAGATAACATTGCCTTAACAGACTGGGTAAATCGACAGCCTTTAGCAGATATGGTTACCTGTATTGGGGATGGACATGATGGGATTTGGAATATTATTGCCCAGATCTCTATACCTGATAGTCGCTATGAAATCTTGGACTGGTTCCATTTGGTGGAAAACCTGCATAAAATTGAGGCTACAGCTCAACTTTTGACTGGGGTCGAAGCTTTTTTGTGGCGGGGTAATGTAACTGCAGCTATTGCTGAGCTCAATCACTTAGCTAGTCCTCAGAGCATCAATTTTATTGCTTATCTGCACAAGCATCGCCATCGTATTCCTGATTATTGGTATTTCCAAACCGAGCAGATTTGCTCTATTGGTTCTGGCGCAGTGGAATCTGCTGTTAAGCAAATCGCTAGACGCATCAAAATCTCTGGCGCTCAATGGAACCGTGATAATGTGCCACAAGTCCTCAAACACCGTTCTGCTTACCTTAATGGCTCTCTTAACCTTGCCTTGCAAAACTGA